Within Ipomoea triloba cultivar NCNSP0323 chromosome 9, ASM357664v1, the genomic segment TTAAAGCCCTCTAGGCTTGCTTCTTACTTATGGTGTAATTGTCATCAGTGCACACTTTAGATAAAAATCGGTTTGTTTTCCAATCCAAATGGTATTTAATATATTGTTTCCATCTTTTTGCAACAATGgtggaattcaccattgattttttttttggtcctaaCACATCCATCATGCTTGTCCTTTAAAACAGTTATCCTCCAACACTTTTCATCTGTGGCAAATCTAAGGGTCATTGGCCATGGGCAGCTCTCATGGTTGCATTTAACCACACATCtcactttgttattttttacatatttcatttccttcccTTCTTTGATTGCATAATTGGTAACAACTTCCCTAAACTCTCCCTTATCCCTAAAGGTCAATCCCAATGAAAATTTAGGACACTTACCTTCTATCACTTTCAAAAACTTTGGCAGTTTCTTTCCTTTTGTCTCACCATCACTGCCTACAATGCTTCCTTCATCAGAGTAGCTAATTTCATCACATGCTACTGCAGCCAAGCTAGCTTTTTCTTGGTGTTGGACCTCTACATCATGTAATcctctatactctacattcacatctATGTTATTATCAAACTACTTATCATCATTACCTAATGCATCTGAAATTAATTCCTCTTCACTACCATCATATTCCTCCCCACTATCATCACTACCATCAGATTCTTCATAGTTTTTTGCACTGCCACCACACCCCTCTCCATTACTATCATCACCAACCCCTCTTTTTATAATCCAGATTTCTATCACCTTGGGACTACCACACTGGTTTACTAAATTCCAAACTTCACAGTCTTCAACCAATTCTTGCAACCCATTTCCAGTGACAATGAAGTACCTTAATGGGTCATCCATGTTATACCCTATTTCAATTACCCTTTCTTTTAAACAAATTATCCCCCACTCGTCTTCtaccatttttttaaatgaattgaCATTACCACCGATATACTTAGGTGGTAAACTTTGAACTAATCTTCCTCCATGTCTTAAAGTAAGGGTAAATAGTCTTGCTTTTAATAATAAAGACAATGCACTACTTAGGACAAACACTACACAAACAACAACACTACAATAAAGTTTACAGTGCATTTATTGCAAACACCTACTTTCTAGAACATGATATTCACTAAATAACAAGGCAGTAAACTTTACAGTATTATTTCATGCAAAAACAACTACTTTATAGTACAATGGTCCCCAACATAGAACATGTGCATACACTAATAAACAAGAAAAGTATTCAACACTAAACAAACAACAATGGACCCCAACAATAGTCTCCACCTCTACGAATTTCAatctacaatatatatatatcttatcaAACCAACATATAATAAACAACACAATACAAATCTCAAATTTGGTCCCCACTTCCATGCTTTATGTCTTCCTAAAGCTAGACAACAAGACAAATTTAAGTCAAATGAAGAACATACTTGCCGAATCCATCCCCACAGCATATGTTCTGCCTGTTTTTGCCCTCGTTTTTCTTCGTTGTTCTGCGCCTTGTACGAACGGATTAAGACCTTCAACTCCCACTTCATTCTCGCTATCTATCTTAGGGTTAAGGGAAATTTCTTACAcaattggggattttgggtcTTAGATAGTCAACCGGTCGTATAGCAACTGAAAGTACTCTTTTACCCCTTATGTTAACGACAATTCACATCCATGTTAACAGAAGGACCATTGGTGGAATAAATCTGATAGTCTAGGTCTTATTTCGTCCAAATTGAAAGATGGGggctaattttgaaaaatcaacatagtcgggggaccattgctggaattaactccttGAAACAGTGACGCCATTAAaccaattataaaatatattttcttcttaatttcgtaattaattttttacaataattCTAAAAGTTCTGATGGGACATAGCCTCAGGGACCCATTTTATTCGAAAATCGTGGCCAAGAGGGTGGTAAAAGAAAATGGTGATCCAAGAAGGAAATGAGTCTTGATGTGCTAGTGAGGAAGTCATGATAGCCCATGAAAAGGGAAGGAAGTGGACCGTTGTAGGGGGGACGGGTGTAACATTttcttttagtattattattattaggattattatcataaataataatattaagtatttaTGTGGTGCAAATTATTTAGACTAACTAAGTATTAGTATTTAGTCAACATTAGGTAATTGGTTACCTACATTAATGGGATGTAGGTATATAAATAGACTCCTAGTCCTCTCATTGCTCAATTCACgactcatacaccatctagagTACTGAGAGAAGTGAGAGAAACATCTACTTGTTTACTGTTAAACACAAAGGACACAAGCAATCAACAAGATaaagctatggctggaggttagtggGTTTACATTTATTGCCACATATAACATGCTTAAATGTGGATTATGTGCCTacatttggtattagagccaaTTTAATCTCtacctagttttttttttttttttttttttttttNttttttttttttttttttttttttttgtgattgcatattatagttttacatatgttatatacattattgtataATTGAGAACATATATGAATGTTGTTTTTGCAGTTATATTTATCTAGGCTGctggaaatttttttattttctgcattaggaataaaaaaacaaaaaaaaaaacaaaaaattgttttgaataTTGGATGACGCCTACTGTTCATTACCGGATTTCGGTCGCTGGCACCCATTGTTAGAACCTCTATTTTCCGGTGATGGGCATAGATCAATGGCGACTGAAGCACGACCTTAAGGCAAGTCGTGTTCTGTAGACCGTCGGCTGGCAGAGATGTCGCGAACAGAGATGAATGACAATGGTGTTGGCGTTGTGACGAGGCTAGGTGGGGGCGCTGGATTTCCCAGCGGCGATACTGTTGTCTACTCTCCTTTCGGCGACACAGGTCATTTTAGCTGTTGTTCTGTCCTGTTCGCCGGGGCTGCTCTATGTTCTGGCTGTTACGCTTAGTTTATGAAGAAGATGATAAAGTTATAAGATATTGGGCCATTGGGCCAAACCTAGGCTccttaaaaaaaacaacaaaattctaGGCCTGTTTGGTTTTGGGCTTCCTAACgttttaatttcttcatcatATTTGGCTTCTTCTAATATTTTTatccaattgattttttttgcctaaagttaatgttaaattattattcaatttttgaacaaattattaagctttcaatttgtttgaattttaaatttaatattaaaatttcagtttaaattgtattaagtgttaCAATTCAATTGTAGAGTATGAGTTGTGGTATGTATACTCTGAGCATGTTCTTTTATGtttattgcatatttgcattaattattctattgttataattatgctctttagaaaagcatattttttttgaaagccaacCGGTATATTAAATGAAATCAAGAATAGAAGGAGGTGGAAAAACCTCCCAACTCAAACGAACAAGATGAGAACCCACCGCTTTAGCCAAAGCATGAGCGGCTCGGTTCGCTGGTCTAGGAATGTACTGAAATACACAACTTGAAAACGAGTTACTAATCGCCCTACAATCATAAACAATAGAGCCAAAGTAAGACCTAACGACCGATCCTCCTACCAACACCTGGACCAAATTTAGACAATCAGATTGGACAGAGACCTCCATCACGCCTCGCGATTTAATCCACTTTAAAGCTTCCTTGCAGGCCATAGCTTAGGCCAAGAGGGGATCAAGAATACAGTCCAAAGTACCATTAATAGCAGTTATAAAACCCTCTTCACTGATGGCCAAATAAGCTCCAAACAAGACTCTACCCATCGCAAAATCAATGCCTGCATCCACCCTACACACCAAGCTAGCAACGCTATTCACATGAGGCATACTACCAGCGTGAGACACACCACCAACCTCCACAGCATCACATGTCTGAGCCCAATGTTGTAGCGATGACACAGCTGCCCTCCACACGCCATGTGGCTTGGTTATCGCCCCATTCCATAGGGCTTTATTGCGCGCCTGCCACAAACCAACTAGAATAGCCGCCACCATATTAATCTGCTTAATCATAAACAGCATGAAAACATCATGAAGCCAAGCCACAAAGGAGGCATGACTAGCAGTGTGAACATTCAGACCAGAAACGCGCCAAACCTCATGCGCCATAGGGCAGTCCAAAAAAACATGAATAACATATTCATTCGCTCCTCCACAAACTGGGTACTCCGGAGAGACCTCAACTCGTCTATAAATCAAGTTCAACATGTTcttttaagtataaatttagagccttttaggtATGAATTTTATGCCTATTATGCATGAtatagtgccttttaggtgaatttagtgccttggATAGATTAAGCATATTATTGTACTCTTCCATTCTTACTCTACTCGTGCATTTTAAAGCACATTAAGGTATATTAAAAAGATATTTCACCctcgttttaaaaaaaaaaaaaaaaaagcctaaaCCATAGGTGAactctcctctttttttttcttttttttttttagaatcaATCAAACagttttacttcaaatatgagaacacgtgacttagggaagtttcttggggaggaatactagttttatggccctAGCTTGAACGCCTtgttgctactagtccccttgcgacgctacttTGTTTAAGGAGTTGGTATTTAACTGAGCTTCGTCTCGACCAACTTTCCCTGGAGTATACCTAATGATTGGCTATCATATGTTGGTTTAATCAGTTTGCTAGGCTTTAAATTCCCCTTTGCCAAGTGAttacaattttgtaattaaagaatagccacaacatctttaattgCTTAAATTGTCTTCAAATTAACTCACATAAAGAATTGGCAATAACCTTGTAATTAATTCTATGCGATATggcaaaatttagcccacatgaaattttgttgtatttgtaggattgattaggatgaaatactgaactatgttcataatttacccacagggattatgAATCAGTATATAGTTTGATGGTTTTATCATTAAGGATAGaacatccaaaaatccaaaTCGTGCCCTATTCTCAAGTTCTAACATTTGGCTTGATGGGTTC encodes:
- the LOC116029592 gene encoding uncharacterized protein LOC116029592, with translation MLNLIYRRVEVSPEYPVCGGANEYVIHVFLDCPMAHEVWRVSGLNVHTASHASFVAWLHDVFMLFMIKQINMVAAILVGLWQARNKALWNGAITKPHGVWRAAVSSLQHWAQTCDAVEVGGVSHAGSMPHVNSVASLVCRVDAGIDFAMGRVLFGAYLAISEEGFITAINGTLDCILDPLLA